The Microbacterium sp. LKL04 sequence CCTCCGGCCCGCGTACTCGTCCCCGTGGCGATCATCGTGGCGCTCGCTCTCGTCCTCGTGCTCGTCGGTGTCATCGGCAGCGCCGTGACCCGCGGGTTCCACGCGCTCACCGCGCAGCCCCCGCACGTGGGCACGACGATCATCGCGCCGGACCAGGCGAAGGTGGCCGCGGCATCCCGCGACCTGTCCGGTGATGAGAAGGATGCCGCCGCCTACCTCGCCGCACAACCCACCGCGTACTGGCTCACCCCCGAGCAGGACCCCATCGGCACAGCCGGCGGCACGGTCCTCGACCTCATCTCGCAGGCACGCGATCAGGGGCGCGCCGCCGCGTTCGTCGTCTACGGCCTTCCCGGGCGCGACTGCGGCAACCACTCCGCGGGAGGCCTGTCGGAGCAGGACTACCCCGTCTGGGTCGGCGAGATCGGCAAGGCGCTCGACACCGCCCCCGAGGTGCAGAAGATCGTCATCCTCGAGCCCGACAGCATCGCGCTGTCGGAGGAGTGCGGCAACATCGGCGAGCGCGCCCGCCAGCTGAGCACCGCGGTCGACGGGCTGACGACCGCGAACACCTGGATCTACATCGACGGCGGACACAGCAACTGGCTGCCCGCCGAGAAGATGGCGGACTTCATCCGGCAGACCGGCGTCATCGACCGCGTCCGCGGGTTCGCGACGAACGTCTCGAACTATCAGGCATCCGCCGACGAGTTCGCCTACGCCGCCGCGCTGTCACAGCTGCTCGGCGGTGCCCACGCGATCGTCGACACGTCGCGCAACGGCACCGCGTCATCGGGCGGCGAGTGGTGCAACCCTTCCGGCCAGACGGTCGGCGAGCCCGGCGGCACGTTCCACGACGACGTCGTCGACACCAACCTCTGGATCAAACCTCCCGGAGAGAGCGACGGCACCTGCAGCGGCGGGCCCGCAGCGGGCGTGTACTGGCCGCAGGCCGGCGTCGAACTGACGCAGGGCGTGCGCTGAGGCGTGTGTAGCATGAGGACCGACTTTCATACTGGATCGGGGGGCAATCGGCGATGAGTGATTCGATGTCGATGCATAAGACAGCGGTCATCGTCGAGGACGATCCGGACATCCGCCACCTCATCGTCGAGGTGCTCGAAGCGGCAGGATTCTCGACGGTCTCCGTCGGCAACGGCATCGACGGCGTGCGCGCCGTGCTCTCGTACCAGCCGCTCATCACGACGCTCGACGTGAACATGCCCGGCATCGACGGCTTCGAAGCGGCCCGCCGCATCCGCGCGCAGAGCGACACCTACATCATCATGATCACCGGTCTCGAAGAGGAGGCCGACGTCGTCCTCGGCCTCGGCGCCGGTGCCGACGAGTACGTCGTCAAGCCCTTCCGTCCGCGCGAGCTCCGCGCCCGCGTCGAGTCGCTCCTGCGGCGTCCGCGGGCGACGGGTACGACCGCCGCAGCCGCTCCCCGACAGGATGCCGCCGGTCCCTCCTTCCCCGGTGCCCGCCCCGCCGCGCAGCCGCAGTACGACCCCGCGCCGACGAGCCCCGTGTTCGACGAGCGCGTCATGACGCCCGTGTACCCCGACCCGCAGCAGCAGGGCGGTGCGGTCATTGTGCCGCCCGGACAGTACGGCGGGCCGCAGTTCGGCGGCGCCGGTCAGGGTACGCCTGGGCAGGGTGCGCCCGGGCAGGGTGCCCCCGGTCAGGGTCTCGTGCCGCAGGGGGTGCCGCCGCAGGGTGCGCACCCGGGGAACGCTGTGGCCCCGGCATCCGCCACCCCGCCCGTCGGCGGTCCGGGATGGACCGTCCACCGCGACCTGGCCGTGCACGCCGAGCACCGCGTCGTCCTCGTCGCCGGGCGCGAGCTGACCCTCACGCGCACCGAGTTCGACCTGCTCTCGACGCTGATGGAATCCAAGCGACGCGTGCGCAGCAAGGCCGACCTCACGCTCGTGCTGCGCGGAGAGTCGTACGTCACGAGCTACTTCGTCGGCGAGGCCGACAAGCGGGCCATCGAGGCGCACATGACCAACCTGCGCCGCAAGCTCGGCGACAACCCCAACAACCCGCGGTACATCGAGACCGTCCGCGGCGTGGGCTACCGCCTCACCTCCGAAACCGTCGCCAGCGCCTGAGGCTTGCCGGAGGCGTGCGCCCGGGGGGCGTGCGCGGGCCGGCTGCGGGGGTGTGAGCCGTGCGTGCGTTCGCGGATGCCATAGACGCCGCGCGACACCCGGCATCCACACCGCTGAACACGGCGTGTTGCGTCGAAACTATTGCATCGGCGTACACCGTGCCCGCACACCCGGGCCGGGACGCCCGCGCGCGCATCCGAGCGCGCACGGTCCGCACCCCCTCGCCGAATCAACACCCCAGGGCCGAATCACCACCCATCGGCCCGCATTCGGCTGGTGACTCGGCACCCGAGTGGTGACTCAGCGCACGGGCATGCCCGCACGAGTCCGGCGCGGCACCCGAGTGGTGACTCGGCGCACGGGCAAGCCCTCACGAGTCCGGAGCGGCAGGCCGGAGCTCAGACGGCCCCGCACCGACGACGGATGCAATGGATGCCGCGCGACACCCGGCATCCACGGCTCAGAACGCGGCGTGTCGCGGCGAAACTATTGCATCCGCGTACATCTGCGCCGCGCGCCCGGCGCGACTCAGACCTTGTAGCCCTGGTGACGCTGGAAGAGCTTGATGGCCATCGTGAGGGTCTGCAACACCGTGACGACACCGACGATCGGCCAGCCGACCCACAGGATCGCGGACTGGGTCACCGGGTCGAGCAGGTTCCAGATGACGGCGATCGCGATCGCGACGATGGCGAGGATGATGAAGGGCGTCCAGTGGCCGAAACTGACGCCGCCCTTCTCGGCTCTCGCCTGCAGGGCCCAGTTGTCGACCTTCTTCTTCGAGAGGAAGCGGGTCCACGATCGGATGAAGTGACTGATCCGGATCCACATGAAGATCTCCGCCGGGAACATGAGCATCGCGAATGCGAGGTCGCGTCCGTTGGACTTCTCCATCGCGCGCGCCATGCGGAAGTTCAGGCCCGCGGCCACCAGCGGCGGGATCAGCCACCACGGCGAGAAGACGAACGCGTTGATCGACAGCGACGCGATGAGCAGCGTGATGAAGGCCACGCGGACGAAGAAGTTCGTGAGCATTGAGAACTGCTCGAACCAGCGCAGCCGCAGGTTCGGGTGGAAGGGCTGCCCCTTCGTGTCGCCGCGCTGACCGGGCCACATGAGCTCGATGGCACCGTAGGTCCACTTGACCTGCTGGGCGTCATAGCCCTTGAGCGTCGTCATGCCGCCGACGTCCGCCCGCGCGAACGGGCTGATCTTCGTGAGGTAGCCGGCCGACTTGATCTGCAGTGAGAGCAGTGAGTCCTCGACCTCGGAGTCCTTCACCCACGGGGAGTTCTGGTGGTTCTCCTTCATGATGTCGCGCAGGGCGGTCGTCGAGAAGATCGAGAACTGCCCGCCGAGCACGGCCATGTTGCGGCCGCGCAGCAGGTTCTGCATGTTGAACGCAGCGAACTGGGTGCGCTGACCGGCGATCAGCCACTTGGCGATGAAACCCTTGATGGGCCGGTCGTCGATCGTGTAGATCGCGGAGATTCCGCCGATACGCGAGTCGGCGACGGCCTCGTTCTCGAGGTACTCGACTGCACGCCGGTCGGCGGTCGTGTCGCCGTCGACGCCGAGCAGGTAGTCGTAGCCCTCGACGAGCGCGTACCCGTAGTTCAGGGCGCCGACCTTCTTGTCGGGGTTCTTGCCGATGTCGTGGACGAACACCTCGGTGAACTGCAGACCGAGCTCGGTCTCGACCTCGTGCGGGCCCGAGAACTCCGACGCGATCTTCACCGTGTCGTCGGATGTGTTGTTGACCACGATGTGGATCACGTCGGGCACGCGGCTCTGTGCGAGCAGAGACTGGATGACGTCGGCGATCGACTCGGCCTCGTTGTAGGCCGGGACGATGCACCCGATCGTCGAGCGGTGCACCGACGAGTTCTCGAGCACCGAAGCGAAGTCGTCGGCGAACTCGTCGACGGGGACGATCTCGCCGGGGCCGGCACCGAAGCCGTCTCGCGCGGGGGCACCCTGCCACGAGCCCTGCGGCGCGGCATCCTGCCACGAACCGGCGGGCTCGGCCCACGCACCTGCGGGCTGCTGCCACTGCGGCTGAACGGGCTGCGGCTGGACGGGCTGCGGCTGGACGGGCTGCGCAGGCTGCTGCGCCGCGGGCTGCTGCACCGCGGCCTGCTGGGCGGCGGGCCACCCCTGCTGCCACTGCGCCGCGTTCGGATCCTGCCACGCTCCAGCCTGGGGCTGTGCGGGCTGCCAACCCTGCGGGCCGGGGATGTACGGACTTGTCACGTCGGTTCCTCGAACTGGATTCACGGTGTGGTGGGACCGCCGGTACCGCCGGTCGACGTCCAACCGTCAGTTCCCGTGGTGCCCTGGGAGTCTCCTCCCGACGTGCCGCCGGTTGTTCCCCCCGTGGACTCGTCGGTCTCTGTAACCCGAGGATAGATCGCAATCGGGACAACGGGGTAGACCGTCTGCTGCGCGAAGGACTTGTCGTCGTTCGCCGTCCCCTCGACCCAGATGTCGAGCGCGAACTGCAGGGTGACGCCGTAGGTGTCCTGCGGCAGCTGGTTGATCGTCGTCTCGGGGACGAGCAGACCACCCTGGAAGCTGTTGATGAGCAGTCCGCGGTTCGAGCGGATCGTGTCGGTCGGCACGAGCGTGCGCGGGTCGGCACTGAACTGGAACGGCGAGCTGACCTGGTTGGAGGTCTGCGCGGTCTGCGAGCTGATCGTCACGTTCGACAGGTAGACGCGTCGCTTCTGCTTGAGGACGGCCTTCTCGTCGACGCGCGTGTCCTTGACGTTGACCGCGAACCCGAAGGTCTTCGAGTTGTCGGCGTACCACTCGCGCGTGCGCTTCGAATCGACCGCCCACATGTCGAGGATGATCTGCAGACCATCGGCGACCTCGTAGGTCATCTGCACGGAGCCGTCGTAGGTGAACTGCGAGTCGAACGGCATCTCGGTCGTGCCCGCGGCGGGCGTCGCGTTCGGCGCGGGCACCGCCTGAGCGTCGTCCTGTGTGCCGGAGATCCCGTTGAACGCCTCGACGATCTGCGAGCATCCCGACAACGAGAGTGCGGCCGCGGCTGCCAGGGCGATGACGGCGAGCCGGCGGCGGGCGTGGGGACGGATGGACATGCGCGAACCTCGTTCGGTCTGAAGGGTGGAGGGCACCGGCGGCGGGGTTCGGGTCGCCGCCGCCGGTGCCACGTCTTCACGGTAGGGGCGCGCGCCGCCCAGAAACCGGGACTTCGGGAACCCTCGCGACGGCCTTTACCGGATCTTGAGGTTCTTGAGGTTGCGGAACCGCGCCCGCAGAACCGCTTAGTCCGAGCCGGATGCCGGCTGCTGCGCGATCGCCACGGTCACCGTGTCGGTCGCGGTCTGCTTCGCGTACTCGTCGGCTCGGGGCTTGGTCTGCACGAGGAAGTCGTACGTGAACTGGAGCGTCACGTAGGTCGCGTTCTCGGGCACCTGGCCGACGTTGAAGGTCTGCGAGTAGCTGTACGGCTTGAGCACGAGGTAGCCGTTCTTGACGCTCGCCTGGTCGACCTGCGGGTCGAGGGCGGGGAACGTCTCTTCAGCGTTGGCGGGGATCGCCAGCATCGTCGCCTTCTGCAGGTAGACCTTCTGCCCGTCATTGGGGGTCACGGTCGTCACGAGGGACAGGCTGACCGGTTTGACAGCCGTGGGGGTCCAGCGATCCATGCGCAGCTCGGACCAGTAGTTGACTGCGACGCTCACCGCACCGGCGGTCAGGTCGCGCTGCGTCGACCCGCTCGACAGGTCGTTCTCGACCGGAGGTGCGACGACGGGCGGCGGAGACGACGATACTGCCGGAGCCGAGGCCGACGGGCTCTCGCTCGCCCACGGCGCGGGTCCGCATCCCGACAGGGCGACGGCACTGCTCAGCACGACGGCGACTGCGGCCAGACGCACGGTTCTCATCCGCATCATGACCCCTCCCCGCGGTGCCGACAGTCTACAAGGGCGGATGCCGGGTGCCGATCGCCGGGGATGTGTCGGAGTGAGTCGTTGTTTACCTGATCGAAACCCCGATTAGTTGCCGATACTGAGCAAAACCTGAATACTGGCTATGTCCAACCAACGAGGGGCGGTCGGTTGGATTTTTTGTTGCCGTCCACGCCTCGAACTCACGACGACCGAAAGCAGTCACCATGAAGCACAAGATCAGCAAGGCAACGGCGGCTCTCGCTGTCGCCATCGCGGCGGTCTTCGCGGCGCCGGCCGTCGCGAGCGCCTACCCCGCAGACCCCGTCGTCGTCGACTCGCCGAGCGCCCTGGCTCCCGGCGAGGCCGGCACTGTGACGTTCGACGACTTCGCCGCAGGCGAGACCGTCGACTTCACCCTGACCGGCTTCAACGCCTCGGGCGCCACCCTGGCTCTCGTCGCGTTCTCCGCTCAGGACTCGCAGACGATCACCAAGGAAGCCAACGCTCAGGGCGAGGCGGCCGTCACGGTCACCCTTCCCTCCAACGCCCGCGGCACCTACACCCTCGCTGCTGTCGGCCAGGACAGCGGCACCTCGGCATCCACGACCATCGCGGTCACCGCGACGGGCGCTGGCGCTGGTGGCGACGGCGGCACTGCACTTCCGAACGCCGGTTTCGACGGTGACGCACTCCTCGGCCTCTGGGTCGGCGGCGGCGTCCTCGTCCTCGCCGGTGCGAGCATCGCGGTTGCGACCTCGGTGCGCCGCGCACGTCGGGCATAAGGCACTCGCGAACCATCGCAGAAGAAACTCCCCCGGGCCACGGCCTGGGGGAGTTTCTTCGTGTGGGGCGCGCCGCACGGTACAGGCCGTGCGATGCGCGCTCAGTCGGTCGACGGGTCGAGCTCGCGCCGGGCGCGCGTCTGCTCGGCGCGCGTCGCGAGCAGATCGTCCGCCGGGTAGCCGACCGCGGTCAGCGTCAGGCCGCGCGCCGCGAGGACCTTGATCTCGTTCGTCCGGGTGAGCTCGTCGCGGATCTCGGCGACGCGGCTCACCTCGATCCGCCCCTCTCCCGCCGCGACGCACGCGCCCACGAGCGCGCGCACCATGCTGTGGCAGAACGCATCCGCCTTCACCGACGCGATCAGCGCGCCGGAATCGTCGCGGTGCCAGCCGTACTCGAGCAGGGTCCGGATCGTCGTGGCCTCCTCGCGCGGCTTGCAGTAGGCGGCGAAGTCGTGGAGTCCGCGGAGGCTCCGGGCTGCGGCATCCATCGCTGCGACGTCGAGGGATGCCGGGACCCAGGTCGTCCGCCCGCGCTCCAGCGGATCGTAGCCCGTCACGCGGTCGGCGACCCGGTAGGCGTAGCGACGCCAGACCGCCGAGAACCGCGCATCGAACCCCTCGGGGGCGACGTCGACGCGGTGCACGAACACGTCCGGGTACGGCCCGAGCACACCGTTCAGGCGCGCGGCGAGCGCCGCCGGCTCGGGGCGACGGCCCGACAGGAGGCGACGCTCCTGACCCTCGGTGAGGTCGAGGTGGGCGACCTGCGCGGATGCGTGCACACCGGCATCCGTCCGTCCTGCGACGACCAGCCGCGGATCCCCGCCGAGGATGCGGGCGATCGCCGCTTCGAGCGTGCCCTGCACGGTTCGAAGGCCCGGCTGCCGCGCCCAACCCCGGAAGTCGGTGCCGTCATAGGCGAGGTCGATCCGCAGGCGCACGATGCCAGCCTATCCGCGGCCGTCAGAGCGCCGCGTCGACCTCGGCCCGCGTGGGCGGGTTCGCGCCGGGACGCGAGACGGTGATGCCCGCCGTCACGACCGCGCGGCGGAGCGCCCGGTGCAGGGCATCGGCGTCGCCGCTCAGGAGCCGTGCGTCGTCGACGAGGCTCGTGATGAGGCTCGCCATGAACGCATCGCCCGCACCGATCGTGTCGGCCACGTCGACGCGCAGCGGTGCGACCTCGACGTGTCCCGACGCTCCGAGCGCCTGTGCGCCCTCGCCGCCGCGCGTCATGACGACGATCTGCGGCCCGAGCGCCGCGATGGTCTCGAGCACCTGCGCGGCGGGCACACCGGGGTAGAGCGCCTCGGCATCCTCATCGCTCAGCTTGACGAGTGTCGCCGCCGCGAACGCTCGCTCGGCGACCGGTCGCGGGTCGTCGCCGACGAGGGCCGGACGTACGTTGGGGTCGACCGTGACCACCCGGCCCGCGTCGCGGGCGCGTTCGAGGGTCGCGAGCGCGACCTCTCCCCCGGGTTGCAGGAACAGAGCGATCGACCCGGAGTGGACGACGGATGCCGCCCCTGCCGCCGCCTCGGCCGCCGCAGCGTCGAGCTTCCACACGATGTCGAAGTCATACTCGGCCGAGCCGTCGGGGCGCAGCCGGGCGCGCGCGGTGGAGGTCGCGGCATCCGTCCACGACGACGCATGGATCCCGGCACCGGACGCCGTCACCTGGTCTGCGATCCGGCGGCCGCGGTCGTCCCGACCGAGTCGGGTGAGCAGCGAGGCCGACACCCCCTGCCGGGCGATGCCGACAGCGACGTTCGCCGGGCTCCCGCCGACGTGCTCCGCGTCCGCGCCATCCCGCTCGACGATGTCGATCAGCGCTTCGCCGACGACGAGGACGGTGTCCGTGTGGGTCATGCCCTCACTTTCGCACGACGCACGATGCCGCGCACGTCCGTGTCAGCGGACGACGGCGGTGACCGTCGGGAGGTGCGACAGGAGTTCCTGACTGATCGACCCGAGCAGGAACCGGGCGAGCGCGCCGCGACCATGCGTCCCCACGACGACCATACGAGCGTCGCCGGCGATCCCGGCCAGCACGTGCGAAGGGTGACCGCGCTCGACCCGCCGGACGACACGCAGATCGGGGTAGCGGGCCGACAGCCCGGCGAGGGAGAGCGCCAAGACCTCTTCCGTCGTCGCCTGCATGTTCGCGAGGTACAGGTCGGGGTAGACCTCCATCGCGTTCCGAGGCGTGTGCACGGGAGTCCAGACGCTGACCGCGATGAGCGGTTCGCCCAGACGGTCGGCTTCGGATGCCGCGAACTCGATCGCGTGCTCGGACACCTCCGACCCGTCGATGCCGACGACCACGCCCATCCCCTCACCCAGGTCGCGGTCGGGGATCACGACGACGGGGCACGTCGCCCCCGCGGCGATCCGGATGCCGTGGACCCCGCGCGCGGGCCCGGTGCCCGGACCCCGGTAGTCGCTGCCGAGCACGAGGATCGCGGCGTCTTGGGACGCCTCGACGAGCTTCGTGACGGGGTTGCCCGACTCGACCCGCGTCGACACGGGGATACCGGCATCCGACACCCGCTTCGCCTCGCCGTCGAGCAGCTGCTGGGTCGCGGTCTGCGCCGCCCCGAGGACCTCCGCCTCGCCGATCGCGCCGATCGCGCCGCCCACGACCGAGATCAGCTCGATCGCCTGCCGCCGCGTCGTCGCACGGGCGATCGCCCAGTCGACTGCCCGCCGCGACACGCGCGCTCCGGTGACTCCGACGATGATGGTGCCCGCCATGATGCCAGCCCTTCCTGGGACGACGCGCCGACCCGATCGCGGTGACGTCTGCGGCGCTCGTGCGTGTCTCGGTGATGCCAACCTATCCCGCTCGCGAGCGCGCCGGAAGAGACGGACGGCGCTCAGGATCGCTTCGTAGACTGGACGCCGACTTTCGCCCCCCCAGCCCTCGACCCCCCTCGACGACTGCCCCCGCCATGCCCCGAACCGCTCCCGCGCGCCTGCCAGGCCTCGACGGACTCCGCGCCGTCGCGGTCCTGCTCGTCGTCGTGTACCACCTGTTCCCGGCGCTGCCGGCGGGATTCCTCGGGGTCGACGTCTTCTTCGTGATCTCGGGGTTCCTGATCACCACCCTGCTGATGCGCGAGCACGAGGAGCACGGGCGCATCCGGCTGCTCGAGTTCTGGCGCCGCCGCGCGCGGCGCCTGCTGCCCGCGATCGGGGTGGTGGTCCTCGTCAGCGCGTCGCTCGCGTGGACGATCGGCGGCGATGTCCTCGTGGGCCTCGGATCACAGCTCGCCGGAGCTGCGACCTTCGCCTACAACTGGGTCGCGGTCGCGGCCGGGTCGTCGTACTTCGGGGGGCTCGACTCCTCCGCGCCCGAGCTGCTCCGGAACCTCTGGTCCCTCGCCGTCGAGGAGCAGTTCTACCTGCTGTGGCCGCTCCTGCTCCCCGTCGTCCTGCGGCTGCGCCGCGGGCGCGTGGTCGTCGCCGTC is a genomic window containing:
- a CDS encoding glycoside hydrolase family 6 protein: MAPRKLRMPPARVLVPVAIIVALALVLVLVGVIGSAVTRGFHALTAQPPHVGTTIIAPDQAKVAAASRDLSGDEKDAAAYLAAQPTAYWLTPEQDPIGTAGGTVLDLISQARDQGRAAAFVVYGLPGRDCGNHSAGGLSEQDYPVWVGEIGKALDTAPEVQKIVILEPDSIALSEECGNIGERARQLSTAVDGLTTANTWIYIDGGHSNWLPAEKMADFIRQTGVIDRVRGFATNVSNYQASADEFAYAAALSQLLGGAHAIVDTSRNGTASSGGEWCNPSGQTVGEPGGTFHDDVVDTNLWIKPPGESDGTCSGGPAAGVYWPQAGVELTQGVR
- a CDS encoding response regulator transcription factor; its protein translation is MSDSMSMHKTAVIVEDDPDIRHLIVEVLEAAGFSTVSVGNGIDGVRAVLSYQPLITTLDVNMPGIDGFEAARRIRAQSDTYIIMITGLEEEADVVLGLGAGADEYVVKPFRPRELRARVESLLRRPRATGTTAAAAPRQDAAGPSFPGARPAAQPQYDPAPTSPVFDERVMTPVYPDPQQQGGAVIVPPGQYGGPQFGGAGQGTPGQGAPGQGAPGQGLVPQGVPPQGAHPGNAVAPASATPPVGGPGWTVHRDLAVHAEHRVVLVAGRELTLTRTEFDLLSTLMESKRRVRSKADLTLVLRGESYVTSYFVGEADKRAIEAHMTNLRRKLGDNPNNPRYIETVRGVGYRLTSETVASA
- a CDS encoding fructose 1,6-bisphosphatase, with product MSIRPHARRRLAVIALAAAAALSLSGCSQIVEAFNGISGTQDDAQAVPAPNATPAAGTTEMPFDSQFTYDGSVQMTYEVADGLQIILDMWAVDSKRTREWYADNSKTFGFAVNVKDTRVDEKAVLKQKRRVYLSNVTISSQTAQTSNQVSSPFQFSADPRTLVPTDTIRSNRGLLINSFQGGLLVPETTINQLPQDTYGVTLQFALDIWVEGTANDDKSFAQQTVYPVVPIAIYPRVTETDESTGGTTGGTSGGDSQGTTGTDGWTSTGGTGGPTTP
- a CDS encoding PfkB family carbohydrate kinase, translated to MTHTDTVLVVGEALIDIVERDGADAEHVGGSPANVAVGIARQGVSASLLTRLGRDDRGRRIADQVTASGAGIHASSWTDAATSTARARLRPDGSAEYDFDIVWKLDAAAAEAAAGAASVVHSGSIALFLQPGGEVALATLERARDAGRVVTVDPNVRPALVGDDPRPVAERAFAAATLVKLSDEDAEALYPGVPAAQVLETIAALGPQIVVMTRGGEGAQALGASGHVEVAPLRVDVADTIGAGDAFMASLITSLVDDARLLSGDADALHRALRRAVVTAGITVSRPGANPPTRAEVDAAL
- the truA gene encoding tRNA pseudouridine(38-40) synthase TruA, which produces MRLRIDLAYDGTDFRGWARQPGLRTVQGTLEAAIARILGGDPRLVVAGRTDAGVHASAQVAHLDLTEGQERRLLSGRRPEPAALAARLNGVLGPYPDVFVHRVDVAPEGFDARFSAVWRRYAYRVADRVTGYDPLERGRTTWVPASLDVAAMDAAARSLRGLHDFAAYCKPREEATTIRTLLEYGWHRDDSGALIASVKADAFCHSMVRALVGACVAAGEGRIEVSRVAEIRDELTRTNEIKVLAARGLTLTAVGYPADDLLATRAEQTRARRELDPSTD
- a CDS encoding glycosyltransferase family 2 protein, with translation MTSPYIPGPQGWQPAQPQAGAWQDPNAAQWQQGWPAAQQAAVQQPAAQQPAQPVQPQPVQPQPVQPQWQQPAGAWAEPAGSWQDAAPQGSWQGAPARDGFGAGPGEIVPVDEFADDFASVLENSSVHRSTIGCIVPAYNEAESIADVIQSLLAQSRVPDVIHIVVNNTSDDTVKIASEFSGPHEVETELGLQFTEVFVHDIGKNPDKKVGALNYGYALVEGYDYLLGVDGDTTADRRAVEYLENEAVADSRIGGISAIYTIDDRPIKGFIAKWLIAGQRTQFAAFNMQNLLRGRNMAVLGGQFSIFSTTALRDIMKENHQNSPWVKDSEVEDSLLSLQIKSAGYLTKISPFARADVGGMTTLKGYDAQQVKWTYGAIELMWPGQRGDTKGQPFHPNLRLRWFEQFSMLTNFFVRVAFITLLIASLSINAFVFSPWWLIPPLVAAGLNFRMARAMEKSNGRDLAFAMLMFPAEIFMWIRISHFIRSWTRFLSKKKVDNWALQARAEKGGVSFGHWTPFIILAIVAIAIAVIWNLLDPVTQSAILWVGWPIVGVVTVLQTLTMAIKLFQRHQGYKV
- a CDS encoding universal stress protein, with the translated sequence MAGTIIVGVTGARVSRRAVDWAIARATTRRQAIELISVVGGAIGAIGEAEVLGAAQTATQQLLDGEAKRVSDAGIPVSTRVESGNPVTKLVEASQDAAILVLGSDYRGPGTGPARGVHGIRIAAGATCPVVVIPDRDLGEGMGVVVGIDGSEVSEHAIEFAASEADRLGEPLIAVSVWTPVHTPRNAMEVYPDLYLANMQATTEEVLALSLAGLSARYPDLRVVRRVERGHPSHVLAGIAGDARMVVVGTHGRGALARFLLGSISQELLSHLPTVTAVVR